One window of the Synechococcus sp. CC9311 genome contains the following:
- a CDS encoding AAA family ATPase yields the protein MTTERITDDLNRLVSLLPAELQSSLASTESRDQLLEVVLDLGRVPEARYSGWSTALGSTSVTHADLQAMVERLGQFGSDNRAGIERTLHRISAIRNRRGEVVGLTCRVGRAVFGTVAMVRDLLDSGESLLLMGRPGVGKTTALREIARVLADDLGKRVVVIDTSNEIAGDGDIPHPAIGRARRMQVARPELQHQVMIEAVENHMPEVIVIDEIGTELEARAARTIAERGVTLVATAHGNALSNLIKNPTLCDLIGGIESVTLGDDEARRRRSQKTVLERAAEPTFSMAVEMHSRSRWAVYREVGRAVDALLRGQLPSPEERKMASDGRVLRVEPQLSTSPLRRPSLAPVPLPSPLDPIPLQPVGMGGSTQSELKPSQAPSKMFQVLCCGLSEQRLDEAVRRHDWSIQAVDDLVQADVVLSVRQGLGRQPELRRQAREAGVPILVIKSDTLPQVERALERLLMRRDSGLPHRDSADSGDGDGDQSDASAALEECRLAIEQVVVPQGRPVELLPRTEEVRQMQSDLVTRYRLRSDVYGTSGQRRLRVFPP from the coding sequence ATGACGACCGAGCGCATTACCGACGATTTAAACCGACTCGTCTCTTTGCTTCCTGCAGAGCTCCAATCCTCGTTGGCCTCAACGGAGTCAAGAGATCAACTTCTCGAGGTTGTGCTCGACCTTGGACGTGTTCCTGAAGCCCGTTATTCCGGTTGGTCCACTGCTCTAGGAAGCACCAGCGTTACCCATGCTGATCTGCAGGCGATGGTGGAACGTCTGGGCCAGTTTGGTTCTGACAACAGGGCTGGCATTGAGCGAACCCTGCATCGCATCAGTGCCATTCGTAATCGCCGAGGTGAGGTCGTGGGCCTTACCTGCCGAGTTGGGCGTGCTGTTTTTGGGACGGTGGCCATGGTGCGCGATCTTCTCGATAGTGGTGAGTCGTTACTGCTTATGGGCCGTCCCGGTGTCGGTAAAACCACGGCCTTGCGCGAGATCGCTCGCGTTCTTGCCGATGACCTGGGAAAGCGTGTCGTTGTGATTGATACCAGCAATGAAATTGCGGGGGATGGTGATATCCCCCATCCCGCCATTGGTCGAGCGCGGCGCATGCAGGTTGCTAGGCCAGAGCTTCAGCATCAAGTGATGATTGAGGCAGTGGAGAACCACATGCCTGAGGTGATCGTTATTGACGAAATCGGCACCGAGTTGGAAGCGCGTGCAGCCCGCACGATTGCTGAACGGGGGGTGACCTTGGTGGCGACAGCGCACGGAAATGCCCTGTCCAACCTCATTAAAAATCCAACCTTGTGCGACCTCATTGGTGGCATTGAATCCGTCACCCTTGGCGACGATGAGGCTCGCCGTCGTCGCAGCCAGAAAACGGTGCTCGAACGGGCGGCTGAACCCACTTTTTCAATGGCCGTGGAGATGCACAGCCGCAGTCGCTGGGCTGTGTATCGAGAGGTGGGACGGGCGGTTGATGCATTGCTACGCGGGCAGTTGCCCAGTCCTGAAGAGCGAAAGATGGCTTCAGATGGACGAGTTCTTCGGGTTGAACCCCAGTTGTCTACCTCGCCGCTAAGGCGCCCATCCTTGGCGCCGGTTCCGCTGCCAAGCCCCCTCGATCCCATCCCATTGCAACCGGTAGGAATGGGTGGTTCTACGCAATCAGAGCTCAAGCCGTCTCAGGCGCCGTCCAAGATGTTTCAGGTTCTTTGTTGTGGTCTGAGCGAGCAACGTCTGGATGAAGCGGTTCGACGTCATGACTGGTCTATTCAGGCGGTGGATGATCTGGTGCAGGCCGATGTGGTGTTGAGCGTTCGCCAAGGACTTGGTCGTCAACCTGAACTGCGTCGTCAAGCGAGAGAAGCTGGCGTCCCGATTTTGGTGATCAAATCCGACACTCTTCCGCAAGTGGAGAGGGCATTGGAGCGTTTGTTGATGCGCCGAGACTCTGGTTTGCCCCATCGAGACTCAGCGGACTCTGGTGATGGTGATGGTGATCAGTCCGACGCCTCAGCCGCTCTGGAGGAATGCCGTCTGGCCATCGAGCAAGTGGTGGTTCCGCAAGGCCGTCCCGTGGAACTTCTTCCCCGCACCGAAGAGGTGCGCCAAATGCAATCAGACCTCGTGACTCGCTACCGCCTTCGCAGCGATGTGTATGGCACGAGTGGTCAGCGGCGATTGAGAGTGTTTCCACCTTGA
- a CDS encoding DUF2839 domain-containing protein → MGEARRRNSQGLPPKQRKPDPKDSERIVAWLPLTRSQSQRFVALTTRGAWIGIGALVLFWIVVRFIGPAAGWWTLADTP, encoded by the coding sequence ATGGGAGAAGCTCGACGTCGCAACAGCCAGGGACTACCTCCCAAGCAACGCAAACCAGACCCGAAGGACAGCGAGCGAATCGTTGCTTGGCTGCCGTTAACCAGGAGCCAATCCCAGCGATTTGTTGCCTTAACTACCCGTGGAGCCTGGATCGGCATCGGAGCCTTGGTGCTGTTTTGGATCGTGGTGCGCTTCATTGGACCGGCTGCCGGTTGGTGGACGCTGGCCGACACGCCCTAA
- a CDS encoding NAD(P)H-quinone oxidoreductase subunit N: MPLLLSGRGFRRELESAGCMAVFAPLEGGAETRLLRRLRGAGYRTQLSSARGLGDPEVFLFQKHGIRPPHLGHQSVGRGAAVGEVQEVMPLLGESMLGTKPVVLWLLEGQVLSRSELSALCDLCRREPRLKVVVEMGGARSLRWQPLKELLSN; this comes from the coding sequence ATGCCGCTGCTGCTGTCTGGTCGTGGTTTCCGCCGTGAGCTGGAGTCGGCAGGTTGTATGGCAGTTTTTGCGCCCCTCGAGGGTGGTGCTGAAACGCGTTTGCTACGCCGATTGCGCGGCGCTGGCTACCGCACACAGCTCTCTTCTGCACGCGGTTTGGGCGATCCAGAGGTGTTTTTGTTTCAAAAACATGGGATCCGTCCGCCCCATCTTGGACATCAAAGCGTTGGTCGTGGTGCCGCGGTGGGCGAGGTCCAAGAGGTTATGCCACTTCTCGGTGAGTCGATGTTGGGGACAAAGCCTGTTGTTCTTTGGCTTCTTGAAGGTCAGGTGTTATCCCGCTCCGAGTTGTCCGCACTATGTGATCTTTGCCGCCGAGAGCCCCGTTTAAAAGTGGTTGTGGAAATGGGTGGTGCTCGAAGTCTTCGATGGCAACCCTTGAAGGAGCTTTTGAGCAACTGA
- a CDS encoding helicase yields the protein MLEVQAHQQLKQLLHLEEMPWEHHLTLSRLIGRSLRRQDRTRIRLSAGERDRWWLGLLVPLCLQSQDCVLVLDERQRQRFLQVELPRLRQGGLRLACWSGSTAPPDSQLWLLSPSELVNVHRRRGFKHSHQLIIPEAESLAHHLRQAMELSIETQDWDRLRQAYPTAGPALLDLHERLSRQLFAASSRSTCDLPMPSSALVSLRDLIGLLGPAPEPWAELLTLQSSQWASWAHLDQNLLQWTWTLQPLEPLQTLHCLLNQHPSILLQTDGVFLERKRRTDERSTESGPLVDIQLHDRIRTEPLRLFAPRRQPLPNTASYAEHLLDQCRRLILGRRGLTLVLLDDPGLRQKLTTELAGEFGSRVIHQDTAPEVNGVICCSWSWWMDHQNQLPALDQLIVALLPVSSLEDPLTAARVESLKKLGKDWFRDLLLPEALAKLVPAVAPLRQSGGRLAILDGRVRGRSWGKQVLRALEPWSPLQRLLPD from the coding sequence ATGCTGGAAGTCCAAGCCCATCAGCAACTCAAGCAGCTACTCCATCTGGAGGAGATGCCATGGGAGCACCATCTAACGCTCAGCCGTCTGATCGGTCGCAGCTTGCGCAGACAAGACCGCACCCGAATCCGATTGTCTGCAGGAGAGCGGGATCGCTGGTGGCTGGGGTTGCTTGTTCCTCTTTGCCTTCAATCCCAAGACTGCGTGCTGGTGCTTGATGAACGCCAACGGCAACGCTTCCTTCAAGTCGAACTACCGCGCCTTCGCCAAGGGGGGTTAAGGCTGGCCTGCTGGAGCGGCAGCACTGCACCTCCCGACTCGCAACTGTGGTTGCTCTCTCCCTCCGAACTGGTCAACGTTCACCGCCGCCGCGGCTTCAAACATTCGCATCAGTTGATTATTCCCGAAGCGGAATCGTTGGCGCACCATCTGCGCCAAGCGATGGAGCTCAGCATCGAAACCCAGGATTGGGATCGGTTGCGTCAGGCCTACCCAACAGCAGGTCCTGCTCTCCTCGACCTCCATGAACGCCTCAGCCGCCAATTGTTCGCCGCCTCAAGCCGATCCACTTGCGACCTCCCAATGCCAAGCAGCGCGTTGGTGAGCCTGCGCGACTTAATCGGCCTGCTTGGGCCGGCACCAGAGCCCTGGGCTGAATTGCTAACACTCCAGAGTTCGCAATGGGCCAGCTGGGCTCACCTCGACCAAAACCTGCTGCAGTGGACCTGGACTCTCCAACCCTTGGAACCACTCCAAACCCTTCATTGTCTGCTGAATCAACACCCCTCGATTCTTCTCCAAACGGATGGCGTATTTCTGGAACGGAAAAGGCGCACCGATGAACGATCTACGGAGTCAGGGCCCCTTGTGGACATCCAACTCCACGATCGGATCCGCACAGAACCGCTGCGCTTGTTTGCGCCCAGACGACAACCATTGCCGAATACAGCGAGCTATGCGGAGCATCTTCTTGATCAATGCCGGCGCCTGATTCTTGGTCGTCGTGGACTGACCCTTGTTTTGCTGGACGATCCAGGACTAAGGCAAAAACTCACCACCGAACTCGCCGGAGAATTTGGCAGCAGGGTGATTCATCAAGACACAGCACCAGAAGTCAACGGAGTGATCTGCTGCAGTTGGTCGTGGTGGATGGACCATCAGAACCAGCTACCGGCACTGGATCAGCTCATCGTTGCCTTACTTCCTGTGTCCAGTTTGGAAGATCCGCTCACGGCTGCACGAGTGGAGTCATTGAAAAAACTGGGGAAAGATTGGTTCCGCGATCTGCTTCTGCCGGAAGCTCTGGCGAAGCTGGTTCCTGCGGTCGCTCCCCTACGACAGAGCGGCGGACGGCTCGCCATTTTGGATGGAAGGGTGCGCGGACGGAGCTGGGGGAAGCAGGTCCTACGCGCCCTCGAGCCTTGGTCTCCACTCCAGCGACTGTTGCCGGACTGA
- the recA gene encoding recombinase RecA, whose product MPADVKAAQSSAGDSRPGERDKALDLVLGQIERNFGKGSIMRLGDASRMRVETISTGALTLDLALGGGYPKGRVVEVYGPESSGKTTLTLHAIAEVQKRGGVAAFVDAEHALDPVYAASLGVDIENLLVSQPDTGEMALEIVDQLVRSAAVDIVVVDSVAALTPRAEIEGEMGDLAVGAQARLMSQAMRKITGNIGKSGCTVIFLNQLRLKIGVTYGNPETTTGGNALKFYASVRLDIRRIQTLKRGTEEYGIRAKVKVAKNKVAPPFRIAEFDILFGRGISTLGCVLDLAEETGVVTRKGAWYSYEGDNIGQGRDNTIGWLEQNPEAKDAIEVLVRQKLTEGSEVTANSMRPLAAAARSAAAKPSAKTADTDKKLVADGAA is encoded by the coding sequence ATGCCAGCCGACGTGAAAGCCGCTCAATCCTCTGCAGGAGATTCCCGTCCAGGCGAGAGGGACAAAGCCTTAGACCTTGTGCTCGGTCAGATCGAGCGAAATTTTGGAAAGGGTTCAATCATGCGTTTGGGGGATGCCTCCCGAATGCGGGTGGAAACCATCTCCACGGGGGCCCTTACTCTTGACCTCGCCCTTGGCGGCGGGTACCCCAAGGGGCGAGTGGTTGAGGTCTACGGGCCTGAGAGTTCAGGTAAGACCACGCTCACGCTTCATGCCATCGCTGAGGTGCAAAAGCGTGGAGGAGTGGCGGCATTCGTTGATGCTGAGCACGCCCTTGATCCTGTTTATGCGGCCTCCCTCGGCGTTGACATCGAGAATCTGCTGGTCTCCCAGCCGGATACGGGTGAGATGGCACTTGAGATCGTCGATCAGCTGGTTCGTTCTGCTGCGGTCGACATTGTTGTGGTCGACTCTGTTGCCGCGCTGACGCCAAGAGCGGAAATTGAGGGAGAGATGGGGGATTTGGCTGTTGGAGCCCAAGCTCGCTTGATGAGCCAGGCGATGCGCAAGATCACTGGCAACATTGGTAAGTCCGGTTGCACCGTGATTTTCCTGAACCAGCTTCGGCTGAAGATCGGAGTGACCTATGGCAATCCCGAAACCACAACTGGCGGCAATGCGCTCAAGTTCTACGCCTCGGTACGGCTTGATATTCGGCGGATCCAAACCCTCAAACGTGGCACTGAGGAGTACGGCATTCGGGCGAAGGTGAAAGTGGCGAAAAATAAGGTGGCACCTCCGTTTCGTATTGCTGAATTCGACATTTTGTTTGGGCGTGGGATCAGCACACTCGGCTGTGTTCTCGACTTAGCCGAGGAAACGGGCGTGGTAACGCGCAAAGGGGCCTGGTACAGCTACGAGGGCGACAACATTGGCCAAGGTCGTGACAACACAATCGGTTGGCTCGAGCAAAACCCTGAGGCCAAGGACGCCATCGAAGTGCTTGTGCGTCAAAAGTTGACCGAAGGATCGGAGGTGACAGCGAATTCGATGCGTCCTTTGGCTGCTGCAGCCCGCTCAGCTGCTGCCAAGCCTTCGGCTAAAACTGCTGATACAGATAAAAAGTTAGTTGCTGATGGAGCCGCTTAG
- a CDS encoding prephenate/arogenate dehydrogenase → MDQGQVAQPWSIDRVGVVGMGLIGGSIALDLTQQGVEVHGLVHREVTAQRARSRGLASLISTDPSCLHDCDLVILALPLESLLSPAESLLKALPEQAVVTDVGSVKAEVLAVWRDLHPRFVGSHPMAGTAQAGVDAGLTGLFRDRPWVATPESSTDPSALEVIHQLAVRLGSHWLTADAARHDQAVALISHLPVIVSAALLRAVGEERDPAVLDLARTLASSGFADTSRVGGGNPALGTAMASRNTQAVLRSLAAYRWSLEQLEEAILEGHWAQLEKELERTQLLRPQFLSD, encoded by the coding sequence ATGGATCAGGGGCAAGTGGCGCAGCCGTGGTCGATCGATCGTGTTGGCGTGGTGGGCATGGGGTTGATTGGTGGTTCGATCGCTCTTGACCTCACCCAACAAGGGGTTGAGGTGCATGGCCTGGTTCACCGTGAAGTCACAGCGCAAAGAGCCCGCAGCAGAGGGCTTGCTTCATTGATCAGTACGGATCCCAGCTGTCTTCATGATTGTGATCTGGTGATCCTTGCCCTCCCTTTGGAGTCATTGCTCTCGCCAGCAGAGAGCCTGCTGAAGGCTCTTCCTGAGCAGGCGGTGGTCACTGACGTGGGGTCTGTCAAGGCAGAGGTTCTGGCAGTTTGGCGTGATCTTCATCCGCGCTTTGTGGGGAGTCATCCCATGGCGGGAACGGCTCAGGCAGGGGTTGATGCTGGCCTGACGGGACTTTTTCGTGACCGTCCCTGGGTGGCGACACCTGAGTCGTCGACGGATCCTTCAGCGCTTGAAGTGATCCATCAGCTAGCCGTGCGCCTTGGTAGCCATTGGCTTACAGCTGATGCGGCGCGTCATGACCAGGCCGTGGCGCTGATCTCTCATCTCCCAGTCATCGTCAGTGCCGCCCTGTTGCGAGCGGTAGGGGAAGAGCGTGATCCTGCCGTGCTCGATCTTGCGAGAACCTTGGCATCGAGTGGCTTTGCCGATACCAGCCGAGTGGGGGGCGGCAACCCGGCTCTCGGGACTGCAATGGCGTCACGCAACACTCAAGCTGTGCTTCGCTCCTTAGCGGCGTATCGCTGGAGTTTGGAGCAGCTCGAGGAAGCGATTCTTGAGGGGCATTGGGCTCAGCTTGAGAAAGAGCTGGAAAGAACGCAGTTGCTAAGACCACAGTTTCTGTCGGATTAG
- the rplC gene encoding 50S ribosomal protein L3, with protein MSIGILGKKLGMSQFFDEQGKAVPVTLIEAGPCRITQLKSSETDGYQAVQIGFGEIREKLINKPAKGHLAKSGEDLVRHLCEYRVDDLDGIQLGGAVTVGDFAAGQKVDVSGDTMGRGFAGLQKRHGFSRGPMTHGSKNHRQPGSIGAGTTPGRIYPGKRMSGRYGGKKITTRGLTILKIDSERNLLVVKGSVPGKPGSLLNIRPANRVGAKPAKGGK; from the coding sequence ATGTCTATCGGCATTCTTGGGAAGAAATTGGGCATGTCCCAATTCTTCGACGAGCAAGGCAAAGCCGTCCCGGTCACATTGATCGAGGCAGGCCCTTGCCGCATCACCCAGCTCAAAAGCTCAGAAACTGACGGCTATCAAGCCGTACAGATCGGTTTTGGCGAGATTCGCGAAAAGCTGATTAACAAACCCGCGAAAGGTCATCTCGCCAAATCTGGCGAGGACCTAGTGCGTCACCTCTGTGAATATCGCGTCGATGACCTCGATGGGATTCAGTTAGGTGGTGCCGTCACCGTCGGTGACTTCGCGGCTGGTCAGAAAGTCGACGTCAGTGGCGACACCATGGGTCGTGGCTTTGCTGGTCTGCAAAAGCGCCATGGTTTCAGTCGTGGTCCAATGACGCACGGCTCCAAAAATCATCGCCAACCCGGTTCGATCGGTGCCGGCACAACGCCAGGGAGGATTTATCCCGGCAAACGGATGTCCGGTCGCTACGGCGGCAAAAAAATCACAACCCGTGGTTTGACGATCCTTAAAATTGACAGCGAACGCAACCTTCTCGTGGTGAAAGGTTCTGTTCCTGGCAAACCAGGTTCACTGCTGAACATCCGTCCCGCAAACCGGGTGGGCGCCAAGCCCGCCAAAGGAGGTAAGTGA
- the rplD gene encoding 50S ribosomal protein L4 produces the protein MANCIVRDWQGKEAGKASLDLKVAKEASALDLMHRAVLRQQAHSRQGTASTLTRSEVRGGGRKPYKQKGTGRARQGSVRTPLRPGGGIIFGPKPRSYNLAMNRKERRSALRTALMARIEDLVVVKDFATTLTTPKTKEIIDALGRLDVSATSKVLIILTNPSEAVRRSIRNLETVKLIAADQLNVFDLLHANKLVVGEDALAKIQEVYGDD, from the coding sequence ATGGCTAATTGCATCGTTCGTGATTGGCAAGGGAAAGAAGCTGGCAAAGCAAGCCTTGACTTAAAGGTTGCGAAAGAAGCCAGTGCCCTTGATCTGATGCATCGCGCAGTGCTGCGTCAGCAGGCTCACAGCCGTCAAGGCACCGCAAGCACCCTCACTCGGTCTGAGGTGAGAGGTGGTGGACGCAAGCCTTATAAACAGAAAGGTACGGGCCGCGCACGTCAGGGTTCCGTCCGCACTCCACTGCGTCCAGGTGGCGGCATCATTTTTGGACCTAAGCCCCGGTCCTACAACCTTGCGATGAACCGCAAGGAACGTCGTTCAGCCCTTCGTACTGCGCTGATGGCGCGTATTGAGGATTTGGTGGTGGTGAAGGATTTCGCAACCACGCTGACGACTCCGAAGACCAAAGAGATCATCGATGCTCTGGGGAGACTTGACGTTTCCGCCACGAGCAAGGTTTTGATCATCCTCACCAATCCCTCCGAAGCGGTGCGACGCTCCATTCGGAACTTGGAAACCGTGAAGTTGATCGCAGCCGACCAACTCAATGTCTTCGATCTGCTCCACGCCAACAAGCTGGTTGTGGGCGAGGACGCACTCGCAAAGATTCAGGAGGTCTACGGCGATGACTGA
- a CDS encoding HAD family hydrolase has protein sequence MSLQPLLVFDFDGVILDGMDEYWSSSRAACRSLLQGVLLPEQTPTSFRHLRPWVHHGWEMVLIAALLQESDGPLQCLGVDAFAADYDQQLRAGLDRFGWQSSQLQDSLERVRRQAVSDDRAGWVALHRPFDGVTERLLRLEDEGVAWSVLTTKGRDFTAELLEAFQLRPIRLDGRESGPKPEVLLRLCREWVLKGFVEDRRATLEAVLETPGLEDMNCFLADWGYLRPADREGLPQGIDLLSTSKFASPLAIWL, from the coding sequence GTGTCGTTGCAACCTCTCCTCGTTTTCGATTTCGACGGGGTGATCCTCGACGGAATGGATGAATACTGGTCGAGTTCTCGAGCAGCTTGTCGATCCCTGCTTCAGGGGGTGTTATTGCCTGAGCAAACACCGACCAGCTTTCGTCACTTGCGTCCCTGGGTTCATCACGGCTGGGAGATGGTCCTGATCGCTGCATTGCTTCAAGAGTCAGACGGACCGTTGCAGTGTCTTGGTGTTGATGCTTTCGCCGCTGACTATGACCAGCAGCTTCGCGCTGGTCTCGATCGGTTTGGATGGCAATCGTCGCAGCTACAAGATTCTCTGGAGCGGGTCCGCCGTCAGGCCGTGTCTGACGATCGTGCCGGTTGGGTGGCATTGCATCGGCCATTTGACGGGGTGACTGAGCGTTTGTTGCGCTTGGAGGATGAGGGTGTGGCTTGGTCTGTGCTCACAACAAAAGGGCGTGATTTCACGGCTGAGTTGCTTGAGGCTTTTCAGCTTCGACCCATACGCCTCGATGGCAGAGAGTCCGGCCCAAAGCCTGAGGTGTTACTTCGCTTGTGCCGCGAATGGGTGCTGAAGGGTTTTGTGGAAGATCGGCGGGCCACTCTTGAAGCTGTGTTGGAGACACCTGGACTTGAAGATATGAACTGCTTTTTGGCCGATTGGGGCTATCTGCGTCCGGCGGACCGAGAGGGTTTGCCTCAAGGGATTGATTTGCTGTCGACCAGCAAATTTGCATCCCCCTTGGCGATCTGGCTCTGA
- a CDS encoding DUF1815 family protein: MFSRLADQYRSVVQDLVMSLHALASSLQKQGIVATCYSCDEGDGRDGKTASFVAELGDQHLVRFLVSDFGISWVESRNGRELVKFEGAEAIQELQRIATSIQERSATGSTPEIASR, from the coding sequence ATGTTTTCACGCCTTGCCGATCAGTACCGCTCCGTCGTCCAAGACTTGGTCATGAGCCTTCATGCCCTTGCCTCAAGCCTGCAAAAGCAAGGGATCGTTGCCACCTGCTACAGCTGCGATGAGGGAGATGGCCGCGACGGCAAAACCGCGTCGTTCGTAGCTGAACTCGGCGATCAACATCTCGTGCGTTTTCTAGTGTCCGACTTCGGGATCAGCTGGGTCGAATCCCGCAATGGACGAGAACTCGTGAAATTTGAGGGTGCAGAAGCCATTCAGGAGCTTCAACGAATCGCTACCTCCATTCAGGAGCGCTCCGCAACGGGCAGCACCCCTGAAATCGCAAGCCGCTAA
- a CDS encoding LdpA C-terminal domain-containing domain: MATLEGAFEQLNLTVKAALQRADAGELALGNGSWVKLICGASNQDSATIGDLCALFAVAGVHCVDVAADIAVVRAAREGLDWAWEHTRRRPWLMVSVSDGNDAHFRKAVFDPGLCPPDCSRPCERVCPADAIRAAVGVDEQLCYGCGRCWPACPSQLIQSMDRRVGLNDLASLLHNLRPDALEIHTAPGRLNAFQATLEQVRLANVPLRRLSVSCGLEGHHVTVESLSKELWQRHQALRAFQQRPLWQLDGRPMSGDLGVGTAHAAVGLWQRLHPLAPPGPLQLAGGTNTATLGLLPREGRAIGPAGVAFGGVARTLVQPFFQAAQDRGCRLRDWPDGWAQSLRAARALIAPWLRRS, encoded by the coding sequence ATGGCAACCCTTGAAGGAGCTTTTGAGCAACTGAATCTCACTGTGAAGGCTGCTCTTCAGAGAGCGGATGCCGGTGAGCTGGCTCTGGGGAATGGATCCTGGGTCAAGTTGATTTGTGGCGCCAGTAACCAAGACTCGGCCACCATCGGCGATCTCTGTGCGCTCTTTGCTGTCGCAGGAGTTCATTGCGTGGATGTGGCAGCTGATATTGCAGTTGTGCGTGCTGCTCGCGAAGGACTCGATTGGGCCTGGGAGCACACGAGGCGGCGCCCCTGGTTGATGGTGAGTGTGAGTGATGGAAATGATGCCCATTTCCGTAAGGCGGTTTTCGATCCAGGCCTTTGCCCCCCCGATTGTTCACGGCCTTGCGAGCGGGTCTGTCCAGCCGATGCCATCCGTGCCGCTGTGGGCGTTGATGAACAGCTTTGCTACGGGTGCGGTCGCTGTTGGCCTGCCTGCCCGTCCCAACTCATCCAATCCATGGATCGTCGGGTGGGCCTGAATGATTTGGCTTCCCTGCTTCACAACTTACGTCCCGATGCTTTGGAAATACACACGGCCCCCGGGCGCTTGAATGCTTTTCAGGCCACTCTTGAACAAGTTCGTCTTGCGAATGTTCCCCTGCGAAGGCTGTCAGTGAGTTGTGGCCTTGAAGGCCATCACGTCACGGTGGAGTCGCTTTCCAAGGAACTGTGGCAGCGCCATCAGGCCTTGCGTGCGTTTCAACAACGCCCGCTTTGGCAGCTTGATGGTCGTCCTATGAGCGGAGATCTTGGGGTTGGCACCGCCCATGCAGCCGTTGGGTTGTGGCAGCGGCTCCATCCTTTGGCACCGCCCGGTCCATTGCAGTTGGCGGGTGGAACCAACACAGCAACGCTTGGTTTGCTCCCACGTGAGGGCAGGGCGATTGGACCTGCTGGTGTTGCTTTTGGTGGTGTGGCCAGGACGCTCGTTCAGCCCTTTTTTCAAGCGGCGCAAGACCGGGGATGCCGTTTGCGCGACTGGCCGGATGGCTGGGCTCAGTCTCTTCGAGCTGCTCGCGCGTTGATTGCGCCTTGGTTGCGGCGTAGCTGA